The following coding sequences are from one Odontesthes bonariensis isolate fOdoBon6 chromosome 10, fOdoBon6.hap1, whole genome shotgun sequence window:
- the LOC142390016 gene encoding tubulin alpha chain-like: protein MRECISIHVGQAGVQIGNACWELYCLEHGIQPDGQMPSDKTLGGGDDSFNTFFSETGAGKHVPRAVFVDLEPTVIDEVRTGTYRQLFHPEQLITGKEDAANNYARGHYTIGKEIIDLVLDRIRKLADQCTGLQGFLVFHSFGGGTGSGFTSLLMERLSVDYGKKSKLEFSIYPAPQVSTAVVEPYNSILTTHTTLEHSDCAFMVDNEAIYDICRRNLDIERPTYTNLNRLISQIVSSITASLRFDGALNVDLTEFQTNLVPYPRIHFPLATYAPVISAEKAYHEQLSVSEITNACFEPANQMVKCDPRHGKYMACCLLFRGDVVPKDVNAAIATIKTKRTIQFVDWCPTGFKVGINYQPPTVVPGGDLAKVQRAVCMLSNTTAIAEAWARLDHKFDLMYAKRAFVHWYVGEGMEEGEFSEAREDMAALEKDYEEVGVDSIEGEGEEEGEEY from the exons ATG CGTGAGTGTATCTCCATCCACGTTGGCCAGGCTGGTGTTCAGATTGGCAATGCCTGCTGGGAGCTGTACTGCCTTGAACACGGGATCCAGCCAGATGGACAGATGCCCAGTGACAAGACTCTGGGAGGAGGAGATGATTCCTTCAATACCTTCTTCAGCGAGACTGGAGCTGGAAAGCACGTCCCTAGGGCAgtttttgtggacttggagccCACTGTCATTG ATGAAGTTCGCACTGGAACCTACCGCCAGCTGTTCCACCCTGAGCAGCTGATCACTGGCAAGGAGGATGCTGCCAACAACTATGCACGTGGACATTACACCATCGGTAAAGAGATCATCGACCTGGTTCTGGATAGAATTCGTAAACTG GCTGACCagtgcacaggccttcagggcTTCCTGGTTTTCCACAGCTTTGGTGGAGGCACTGGTTCCGGTTTCACCTCCCTGTTGATGGAGCGTCTGTCTGTGGACTATGGCAAGAAGTCCAAGCTGGAGTTCTCCATCTACCCagccccccaggtgtccactGCTGTGGTGGAGCCCTACAACTCCATCCTGACCACCCACACCACCCTAGAGCACTCAGACTGTGCCTTCATGGTGGACAATGAGGCCATCTATGATATCTGTCGTAGGAACCTCGACATCGAGCGCCCCACCTACACCAATCTGAACAGGCTGATCAGTCAGATCGTGTCCTCCATTACTGCCTCTCTTCGGTTTGATGGTGCCCTCAATGTTGATCTGACAGAGTTCCAGACCAACTTGGTGCCGTATCCTCGTATCCACTTCCCTCTCGCCACCTACGCTCCTGTCATCTCTGCTGAGAAAGCTTACCATGAGCAGCTTTCAGTGTCTGAGATCACAAATGCTTGTTTTGAGCCAGCCAATCAGATGGTGAAATGTGACCCTCGCCATGGCAAGTACATGGCTtgttgccttttgttccgtGGTGATGTGGTACCCAAAGACGTCAATGCTGCCATTGCCACCATCAAAACCAAGCGCACCATCCAGTTTGTGGACTGGTGTCCCACTGGTTTCAAGGTTGGCATCAACTACCAGCCACCCACTGTAGTTCCTGGTGGAGACCTGGCCAAGGTCCAGAGGGCTGTGTGCATGCTGAGCAACACCACTGCTATTGCAGAGGCCTGGGCTCGGCTTGACCACAAGTTTGATCTGATGTACGCTAAGCGTGCCTTTGTTCACTGGTATGTGGGTGAGGGTATGGAGGAGGGAGAGTTCTCTGAGGCCAGAGAGGACATGGCAGCTCTGGAGAAGGATTATGAAGAGGTTGGAGTCGACTCCATTGAAGgtgagggagaggaagagggagaAGAGTATTAA